In Amycolatopsis sp. EV170708-02-1, the following are encoded in one genomic region:
- a CDS encoding protein kinase domain-containing protein has product MNRDAVIAGRYRLEREVGRGSMGVVWRARDERLDRTVALKQMLPDTSPDGAPFRSIVRAMREARVAARLKHPHAVTVYDVVEQDGTPFLVMEYLPSRPLTELLADDGPLPAGRVAELGAQIASALAAAHEDGILHRDVTPNNVLITGDGQAKIADFGLSHATGEGTMTGGGLVVGTPAYLSPEVADGEEPGYPSDVFSLGSTLYTVVEGAPPFGTDANQIALLKRVARGEIVTPRTTGPLTDVLLRMLRRDPAERPDMAEAARMLAAVADGRPAILTGTKRLPAPTRRSRLPIAIAGGVVVAGGVLAGILLSGGDPPDPVAPVAAPTPPAAKPVCEARYEIANRWPGGSEIRVSVRNAQDTRLTGWEVSWTLPPGTRIANLWNGSLVQDGDRVRVSEVDWNAVLPAGGTTTFGFIATTEGDGGDAPVAVCRSS; this is encoded by the coding sequence TTACCGGCTGGAGCGCGAGGTCGGCCGGGGCTCGATGGGCGTGGTGTGGCGGGCGCGGGACGAGCGGCTCGACCGCACGGTGGCGCTCAAGCAGATGCTGCCGGACACCTCGCCGGACGGCGCGCCCTTCCGGTCGATCGTGCGCGCGATGCGGGAGGCCAGGGTCGCCGCGCGGCTCAAGCATCCGCACGCCGTCACCGTGTACGACGTCGTGGAGCAGGACGGAACCCCGTTCCTGGTGATGGAGTACCTGCCGTCGCGGCCGCTGACGGAACTCCTCGCGGACGACGGCCCGCTCCCCGCCGGCCGGGTGGCGGAACTCGGCGCGCAGATCGCCTCGGCGCTGGCCGCCGCGCACGAGGACGGGATCCTGCATCGCGACGTCACGCCCAACAACGTCCTCATCACCGGCGACGGCCAGGCGAAGATCGCCGACTTCGGCCTGTCCCACGCGACGGGCGAAGGGACCATGACCGGCGGCGGGCTGGTCGTCGGCACTCCCGCGTACCTCTCCCCCGAGGTCGCGGACGGCGAAGAGCCCGGCTATCCGTCGGACGTGTTCTCACTCGGCTCCACGCTCTACACCGTGGTGGAAGGCGCGCCGCCGTTCGGCACCGACGCCAACCAGATCGCCCTCCTCAAACGGGTCGCCCGCGGCGAGATCGTCACGCCGCGCACCACCGGCCCGCTCACGGACGTCCTGCTGCGCATGCTCCGGCGCGATCCCGCGGAGCGGCCGGACATGGCCGAGGCCGCACGGATGCTCGCCGCCGTCGCCGACGGCCGTCCGGCGATCCTGACCGGTACGAAACGGCTTCCCGCGCCCACCCGCCGATCGCGCCTGCCGATCGCCATCGCGGGCGGTGTCGTGGTGGCGGGTGGTGTCCTGGCGGGGATCCTGCTGTCCGGCGGCGACCCACCCGACCCGGTCGCCCCGGTGGCGGCGCCGACCCCGCCTGCCGCGAAACCGGTGTGCGAAGCGCGTTACGAGATCGCCAACCGCTGGCCCGGCGGCTCGGAGATCCGCGTGTCGGTGCGCAACGCCCAGGACACCCGGCTCACCGGCTGGGAGGTCAGCTGGACCCTGCCGCCCGGCACCCGCATCGCCAACCTGTGGAACGGTTCCCTCGTCCAGGACGGCGACCGCGTGCGAGTGTCCGAAGTGGACTGGAACGCGGTGCTGCCCGCCGGCGGGACGACCACTTTCGGCTTCATCGCGACCACCGAGGGCGACGGCGGGGACGCGCCGGTCGCGGTGTGCCGGAGCTCCTGA